Proteins encoded together in one Pseudomonas sp. Seg1 window:
- a CDS encoding methyl-accepting chemotaxis protein has product MKFKSIQFSVAALAGAIVLSVVAALVLYALFSGARTQDMVQQRTQAQFEQVIEQRLTSLAQTQVSQIQRELEAPLLIAGGLVRVNALLGTPGADGQPRLNVSREQLISLIKENVEKNPKILGTYIGWEKNALDHNDAAYIGNSVVGIDAANGRFLPWWFRNDDGTLGLDKLVDVDDQKVLSTGVRASEYYLCSKESKKSCVIDPAPYKVGDKIVMLASFIEPIMLNGAFQGIVGADLSVNFIQEMLLGANQKLYSGAGQMALVGGNGRIVAYTKDTSKFGEKVSDILDAEQIANMANLKRGEVTYSVNKDKGRIELYLPFGIGQTDARWTLMLQLPLNAVMADLQKLQADLDAQRKSDTFGMAMVGLIIAGVGLLVIWLVGHGIARPLKQMVAMLDDIAQGEGDLTRRLSSDRSDELGSIAKGFNTFLSKLQAMITQVVTSVQSVSDSSEHTADIAIRTNIGIQKQMAEIDQVATAVQEMTATAQDVARNATQAAQAASHADQAAGQGMQIVRDTSNSIGVLAVEIGKAVEVVQTLAKDSENINAILTAIRGIAEQTNLLALNAAIEAARAGEQGRGFAVVADEVRNLAQKTQKATEEIQSMIQQLQQGTRDVVRVMEDSQNRTDESVQHAAKAAEALETITRAVSVINDMNTQIASAAEEQSAVADDINRNVINIGQVANEVAGGADESSSASADLTKLAEQQRRLINQFKV; this is encoded by the coding sequence ATGAAGTTCAAGTCGATCCAGTTTTCCGTCGCCGCCCTGGCCGGCGCCATCGTTCTCAGCGTGGTCGCCGCGCTGGTGCTGTATGCGCTGTTTTCCGGCGCCCGCACTCAGGATATGGTGCAACAGCGCACCCAGGCCCAGTTCGAGCAAGTCATCGAACAGCGCCTGACCTCGCTGGCACAAACCCAGGTCAGCCAGATCCAGCGCGAACTCGAAGCGCCGCTGCTGATTGCCGGCGGACTCGTACGGGTCAACGCCCTGCTCGGCACGCCGGGCGCCGATGGCCAGCCGCGCTTGAACGTCAGCCGTGAGCAACTGATCAGCCTGATCAAAGAGAACGTCGAGAAGAACCCGAAGATTCTCGGCACCTACATCGGCTGGGAAAAAAACGCCCTCGATCACAACGACGCGGCCTACATCGGCAACAGCGTGGTGGGTATCGATGCGGCCAACGGGCGCTTCCTGCCGTGGTGGTTCCGTAATGACGACGGCACGCTCGGCCTCGATAAACTGGTGGACGTCGACGATCAGAAAGTCCTCTCCACCGGCGTGCGCGCCAGCGAGTACTACCTGTGCTCGAAAGAGAGCAAGAAATCCTGCGTGATCGATCCGGCGCCGTACAAGGTCGGCGACAAAATCGTCATGCTCGCTTCATTCATTGAGCCGATCATGCTCAACGGCGCGTTCCAAGGCATCGTCGGCGCCGACCTGTCGGTGAACTTCATCCAGGAAATGCTTCTGGGCGCCAACCAGAAACTTTATAGCGGCGCCGGGCAGATGGCGCTGGTCGGCGGCAACGGGCGGATCGTCGCCTACACCAAGGACACGAGCAAATTCGGCGAGAAGGTCAGCGACATTCTCGACGCCGAGCAGATTGCCAACATGGCCAATCTCAAGCGCGGCGAAGTCACTTATTCAGTCAACAAGGACAAGGGCCGCATCGAGCTGTACCTGCCGTTCGGCATCGGCCAGACCGACGCACGCTGGACACTGATGCTGCAATTGCCGTTGAACGCGGTGATGGCTGACTTGCAGAAACTTCAGGCCGACCTCGACGCCCAACGCAAATCCGACACCTTCGGCATGGCCATGGTCGGTCTGATCATCGCCGGCGTCGGCCTGTTGGTGATCTGGCTGGTCGGCCACGGCATCGCCCGACCACTGAAGCAAATGGTCGCCATGCTCGATGACATCGCTCAGGGCGAGGGCGATCTGACCCGGCGCTTGAGCAGTGACCGCAGCGATGAACTGGGCTCGATCGCCAAGGGCTTCAACACTTTCCTGAGCAAGTTGCAGGCGATGATCACCCAAGTGGTGACGTCGGTGCAGAGCGTTAGCGATTCGTCGGAACACACGGCCGACATTGCGATTCGCACCAACATCGGCATCCAGAAACAGATGGCCGAGATTGATCAGGTTGCCACGGCGGTGCAGGAAATGACCGCCACCGCGCAGGACGTGGCGCGCAACGCCACCCAGGCCGCGCAAGCCGCCAGCCACGCCGACCAGGCCGCCGGTCAAGGCATGCAGATTGTTCGCGACACGTCGAACTCGATTGGCGTGCTGGCGGTGGAAATCGGCAAGGCTGTGGAAGTGGTGCAGACGCTGGCCAAGGACAGCGAGAATATCAACGCGATTCTGACCGCGATTCGCGGGATCGCCGAGCAGACCAATCTGCTGGCGCTGAACGCGGCGATTGAGGCTGCGCGAGCCGGTGAACAGGGTCGCGGGTTTGCGGTGGTGGCGGATGAAGTACGCAATCTGGCGCAGAAAACCCAGAAAGCCACCGAAGAAATCCAGTCCATGATCCAGCAACTGCAGCAGGGCACGCGCGACGTGGTGCGGGTCATGGAAGACAGCCAGAACCGCACCGACGAAAGCGTGCAGCACGCGGCGAAAGCGGCTGAGGCGCTGGAGACGATTACCCGGGCGGTGTCGGTGATCAACGACATGAACACGCAGATTGCCAGTGCGGCCGAGGAGCAGAGCGCGGTGGCCGATGACATCAATCGCAACGTGATCAATATCGGTCAGGTAGCCAATGAAGTGGCGGGCGGCGCGGATGAGTCGAGTTCGGCGAGTGCTGATTTGACCAAGTTGGCGGAGCAGCAGCGGCGGTTGATCAATCAGTTCAAGGTCTGA
- a CDS encoding SOS response-associated peptidase gives MCGRYALFRWNRDFAALPGFPADQLAQWNISPSDSVLMLRAAEDGQRTLARARWGLTPPWLTDLSRTPAHARAETVAEQPMFREALRLRRCLLPANGFYEWRGTQRKRPYWLTPGEGSSLFFAAIWEAYPVQEQVWLSTAVITQAAASQRRPLILDEAGQAAWLDPATPLHVLQGLLASEPAALRERVLANMVNDPKLNGPECLTPG, from the coding sequence ATGTGTGGACGTTATGCCCTGTTTCGCTGGAACCGTGATTTCGCGGCCCTGCCAGGTTTTCCTGCCGATCAACTGGCGCAGTGGAACATTTCCCCCAGTGATTCGGTGTTGATGCTGCGTGCCGCTGAAGACGGCCAGCGCACATTGGCCCGTGCGCGCTGGGGGCTTACGCCACCGTGGCTGACCGATCTGTCGCGCACGCCAGCGCATGCCCGGGCGGAAACCGTGGCCGAGCAACCGATGTTTCGTGAAGCCTTGCGTCTGCGTCGTTGCCTGCTGCCGGCCAACGGCTTTTATGAATGGCGTGGCACCCAGCGCAAACGCCCGTACTGGCTGACGCCGGGGGAGGGCTCCTCGCTGTTTTTTGCGGCGATCTGGGAAGCGTATCCGGTGCAGGAACAGGTGTGGCTGAGCACGGCGGTGATCACGCAAGCGGCGGCCAGTCAGCGCCGGCCGTTGATTCTCGATGAGGCCGGGCAGGCGGCGTGGCTGGATCCCGCGACGCCGTTGCATGTCTTGCAGGGTCTGCTCGCCAGTGAACCTGCCGCGCTGCGTGAGCGGGTGTTGGCGAATATGGTCAATGATCCGAAGCTCAATGGGCCGGAGTGTCTGACGCCGGGTTAA
- a CDS encoding DUF2007 domain-containing protein has product MQRIYEPENLMEGEMLKGMLASEGIEAHLVGRDLLGGTGELPIFGLLGLSVDNDQAEYARELITAYNAALPLPGDEPESFPGTLVC; this is encoded by the coding sequence ATGCAGCGAATCTACGAGCCGGAAAACCTGATGGAAGGCGAAATGCTCAAGGGCATGCTCGCCAGCGAAGGCATCGAGGCGCACCTGGTGGGGCGCGATCTGCTCGGCGGTACGGGTGAACTGCCAATTTTTGGCCTGTTGGGACTGTCGGTCGACAACGATCAGGCCGAGTACGCCCGCGAGTTGATCACCGCGTACAATGCCGCGCTGCCGCTGCCCGGCGATGAACCGGAGAGCTTCCCCGGTACGCTGGTCTGTTAG
- a CDS encoding CPXCG motif-containing cysteine-rich protein has product MLETALYECPYCGEEVETTVDLSAGDQTYIEDCQVCCRPITFVLQVHEEDWFLEVFSENE; this is encoded by the coding sequence ATGCTGGAAACCGCACTGTATGAATGTCCGTATTGTGGTGAAGAGGTCGAGACGACGGTGGACCTGTCCGCTGGGGATCAGACCTACATCGAGGACTGTCAGGTGTGTTGTCGGCCGATCACGTTCGTATTGCAGGTACATGAAGAGGATTGGTTTCTGGAAGTCTTCAGCGAAAACGAGTGA
- a CDS encoding 1-acyl-sn-glycerol-3-phosphate acyltransferase: protein MGEFDAIRPYDDSEVPVVLARLLGDKAFLDILTHFRFPRFAGAFGWMLKPLIAHRLRREFADVTSVASLQDKVESYVDHTIERATDGVTYTGVEQFKSGSAYLFIANHRDIVMDPAFVNYAVYHAGLPTPRIAIGDNLLQKPFVSDLMRLNKSFIVHRSITGRREKMAAYQLLSAYINHSIRNDCASIWIAQAEGRAKDGDDRTESAILKMFHMSRKDEPFGEVIQSLNVTPVSISYEYDPCDQAKARELYIRATTGTYAKAPGEDDVSIAKGITGYKGRVHVNFAAPIKELFEDTKQLAVEMDKQILGGYRLFPVHYLAYAQWAEADPALNVPKAAEVFPADELAKAQEEWLSRLDACPEEHRPYLVLQYATPVRNQYRVKAGLPL, encoded by the coding sequence ATGGGCGAATTCGATGCCATCCGACCTTACGACGACAGCGAAGTACCTGTGGTACTGGCAAGGCTGCTCGGCGACAAGGCGTTTCTAGATATCCTCACCCACTTCCGCTTCCCGCGTTTTGCCGGTGCCTTCGGCTGGATGCTCAAACCACTTATAGCCCATCGGCTGCGTCGTGAGTTTGCCGACGTGACCTCGGTGGCGAGTTTGCAGGACAAGGTCGAGTCTTACGTCGACCACACTATCGAGCGCGCCACCGACGGCGTGACCTACACCGGTGTCGAGCAATTCAAGTCCGGCAGCGCTTATCTGTTCATCGCCAACCATCGCGATATCGTGATGGATCCGGCCTTCGTCAACTACGCCGTGTACCACGCCGGCCTGCCGACGCCGCGCATCGCAATTGGCGACAACCTGCTGCAAAAGCCGTTTGTCAGCGACCTGATGCGCTTGAACAAAAGTTTTATCGTGCACCGCTCGATCACCGGGCGCCGCGAGAAAATGGCCGCCTATCAATTGCTCTCGGCGTACATCAACCACTCGATCCGCAACGATTGCGCGTCGATCTGGATTGCTCAGGCTGAAGGCCGGGCGAAGGATGGCGACGACCGTACCGAGTCGGCGATCCTCAAGATGTTTCACATGAGCCGCAAGGACGAGCCGTTCGGCGAAGTGATCCAGTCGCTGAACGTCACCCCGGTGTCGATCAGTTACGAATACGACCCGTGCGACCAGGCCAAGGCCCGCGAGCTGTACATCCGCGCCACCACTGGCACTTACGCGAAGGCACCGGGCGAGGATGACGTGAGCATCGCCAAGGGCATCACCGGCTACAAGGGCCGCGTGCACGTGAACTTCGCGGCGCCGATCAAAGAACTGTTCGAAGACACCAAGCAATTGGCAGTCGAAATGGACAAGCAGATTCTCGGCGGCTACCGGTTATTCCCGGTGCACTACCTGGCGTATGCACAGTGGGCGGAAGCTGATCCGGCGCTGAATGTGCCAAAGGCTGCCGAGGTGTTCCCGGCGGATGAACTGGCCAAGGCGCAGGAAGAATGGCTGAGCCGACTGGATGCCTGCCCTGAGGAGCATCGACCGTATCTGGTGCTGCAATATGCGACGCCGGTGCGTAATCAGTACCGGGTCAAGGCTGGGTTGCCGCTGTAA
- a CDS encoding YajG family lipoprotein gives MLQRLLFGLITVAGLTLAGCAHSPQQLSPEPKLTTQLAAVGRGQPVVVRVVDGRPSPTLGTRGGLYPETSAITVQREQILPKLQAQAEAAVRLLGFTPTNNAPNAPQLTVTLAELKYQSPKEGMYVTEATIGATFRSDVQNANRRYSGRYGASLDQRFGMAPNQETNTKLVSDVLSDALTRLFKDPTVGQVLAE, from the coding sequence ATGTTGCAACGCCTGTTGTTCGGTTTGATCACTGTGGCCGGTTTGACCCTGGCCGGCTGCGCCCACAGCCCGCAACAACTGAGCCCGGAGCCGAAGCTGACCACGCAGTTGGCTGCGGTCGGCCGTGGCCAGCCTGTGGTAGTACGTGTGGTCGACGGTCGTCCGTCGCCAACCCTCGGCACCCGTGGCGGTCTGTACCCGGAAACCAGCGCCATCACCGTGCAGCGCGAGCAGATCCTGCCGAAGTTGCAGGCTCAGGCGGAAGCCGCCGTGCGTTTGCTCGGCTTCACCCCGACCAACAACGCGCCAAACGCGCCGCAGCTGACCGTGACCCTGGCCGAGCTGAAATACCAGTCGCCGAAAGAAGGCATGTACGTGACCGAAGCGACCATCGGCGCAACCTTCCGCTCCGACGTGCAGAACGCCAACCGTCGCTACAGCGGCCGTTACGGTGCTTCGCTGGACCAGCGTTTCGGCATGGCACCGAACCAGGAAACCAACACCAAACTGGTCAGCGATGTATTGAGCGATGCGTTGACGCGTCTGTTCAAGGACCCGACTGTGGGTCAGGTGCTTGCTGAGTAA
- the mqo gene encoding malate dehydrogenase (quinone), with product MAHNEAVDVVLVGAGIMSATLAVLLKELDPAIKLEVVELMDSGAAESSNPWNNAGTGHAGLCELNYTPQAADGTVDIKKAVHINTQFEVSKQFWSYLTKKGTFGSCKSFISPVPHLSFVQGDKGVSFLKERFNVLSKHHAFSDMEYTEDKAKMAEWMPLMMPGRSPDEVLAATRVMNGTDVNFGALTNQLLKHLTSAPDTQVKYCKRVTGLKRNGAGWTVSIKDVNSGSSREVDAKFVFLGAGGAALPLLQASGIEESKGFGGFPISGQWLRCDNPEVVKHHQAKVYSQAAVGSPPMSVPHLDTRVVDGKKSLLFGPYAGFTTKFLKHGSFMDLPLSVRAGNIGPMLAVAKNNMDLTKYLVSEVMQSMEQRLDSLRRFYPEAKAEDWRLEVAGQRVQIIKKDPKKGGILQFGTELVAAKDGSLAALLGASPGASVTVSIMLELIEKCFPAKAKGEWAGKLAEIFPAREKVLETDAALYRKINTQNNIALELVEESSETPSFA from the coding sequence ATGGCGCATAACGAAGCAGTCGACGTAGTACTGGTTGGGGCCGGCATCATGAGTGCCACCCTTGCCGTGCTGCTCAAAGAGCTCGACCCCGCGATCAAGCTGGAAGTCGTCGAGCTGATGGATTCCGGTGCTGCGGAGAGTTCCAACCCGTGGAACAACGCCGGTACCGGTCACGCCGGCCTGTGCGAGCTGAACTACACGCCGCAGGCTGCCGACGGCACCGTCGACATCAAGAAAGCCGTGCACATCAACACCCAGTTCGAAGTGTCCAAGCAGTTCTGGTCATACCTGACCAAGAAAGGCACCTTCGGCTCGTGCAAATCCTTCATCAGTCCGGTGCCGCACCTGAGTTTCGTGCAGGGCGACAAAGGCGTGTCGTTCCTCAAGGAACGCTTCAACGTGCTGAGCAAGCACCACGCCTTCTCCGACATGGAATACACCGAAGACAAGGCCAAAATGGCCGAGTGGATGCCGCTGATGATGCCGGGCCGCTCGCCGGACGAAGTCCTCGCCGCCACCCGCGTGATGAACGGCACCGACGTCAATTTCGGCGCCCTGACCAATCAGTTGCTCAAGCACCTGACCAGCGCTCCGGATACTCAGGTCAAATACTGCAAACGCGTGACCGGCCTCAAGCGTAATGGCGCCGGCTGGACCGTCAGCATCAAGGACGTCAACAGCGGCAGCAGCCGTGAAGTCGATGCCAAATTCGTCTTCCTCGGCGCGGGCGGCGCGGCTCTGCCACTGCTGCAAGCCTCGGGCATCGAAGAAAGCAAAGGCTTCGGCGGCTTCCCGATCAGCGGCCAGTGGCTGCGTTGCGACAACCCGGAAGTGGTCAAGCATCACCAGGCCAAGGTTTACAGCCAGGCTGCCGTCGGCTCTCCGCCGATGTCGGTACCGCATCTGGACACCCGCGTAGTCGATGGCAAGAAATCCCTGCTGTTCGGGCCATACGCCGGTTTCACCACCAAGTTCCTCAAGCACGGTTCCTTCATGGACCTGCCGCTGTCGGTTCGCGCCGGCAACATCGGCCCAATGCTGGCGGTGGCGAAAAACAACATGGACCTGACCAAATATCTGGTCAGCGAAGTGATGCAATCGATGGAGCAGCGCCTGGACTCCCTGCGCCGCTTCTACCCTGAGGCGAAAGCCGAAGACTGGCGCCTGGAAGTGGCCGGCCAACGGGTGCAGATCATCAAGAAAGACCCGAAAAAGGGTGGCATCCTGCAGTTCGGTACCGAACTGGTGGCCGCGAAGGACGGTTCCCTCGCCGCCCTGCTCGGCGCTTCGCCAGGCGCTTCGGTGACTGTTTCGATCATGCTGGAACTGATCGAGAAGTGCTTCCCGGCCAAGGCCAAGGGTGAATGGGCTGGCAAACTGGCCGAGATCTTCCCGGCCCGTGAAAAGGTTCTGGAAACCGATGCTGCGCTGTATCGCAAGATCAACACGCAGAACAACATCGCCCTGGAACTGGTTGAAGAAAGCAGCGAGACCCCAAGCTTCGCTTGA
- a CDS encoding PA4642 family protein, translated as MRKDKKQVIGDEIGDEQIKLFLDFEPVDATSPSLHKLVKAYRGLRIDDFERFLTFFVEAGYDIDGKDEQGKTFVDLIADQRNAPDYIELIEKSRT; from the coding sequence ATGCGTAAAGATAAGAAACAAGTGATTGGTGACGAGATCGGCGATGAGCAGATCAAGCTGTTCCTCGATTTTGAGCCGGTCGACGCCACTTCGCCGTCGCTGCACAAACTGGTCAAGGCTTATCGTGGTCTGCGCATTGATGATTTCGAGCGCTTTCTGACCTTCTTTGTCGAGGCAGGATATGACATCGATGGCAAGGACGAGCAGGGCAAGACCTTCGTTGACCTGATCGCTGATCAACGCAACGCCCCGGACTACATCGAGCTGATCGAAAAGTCCCGTACCTGA
- a CDS encoding hypoxanthine-guanine phosphoribosyltransferase, giving the protein MSADLEHIRQIMREADCLYTESEVEAAIARVGAQINEQLADSNPVVFCVMNGGLIFSGKLLTHLQFPLEASYLHATRYRNETSGGDLFWKAKPEVSFIDRDVLIIDDILDEGHTLGAIIDFCKHAGARKVHTAVLIDKDHDRKARPDLKADFVGLPCVDRYIFGYGMDYKGYWRNANGIFAVKGM; this is encoded by the coding sequence ATGTCCGCTGATCTCGAGCATATCCGTCAAATCATGCGAGAGGCTGACTGCCTGTACACCGAGTCTGAAGTCGAGGCTGCCATCGCCCGCGTCGGTGCACAAATCAACGAACAACTGGCTGACAGCAACCCGGTGGTGTTCTGCGTGATGAACGGCGGCCTGATCTTCTCCGGCAAGCTGCTGACTCACCTGCAATTCCCGCTGGAAGCGTCCTACCTGCACGCTACCCGCTATCGCAACGAAACCAGCGGCGGCGACCTGTTCTGGAAAGCCAAGCCGGAAGTCTCGTTCATCGACCGCGACGTGCTGATCATCGACGACATCCTCGACGAAGGTCACACCCTGGGCGCGATCATCGACTTCTGCAAACACGCCGGCGCGCGCAAAGTGCACACCGCCGTGCTGATCGACAAGGATCACGACCGCAAGGCGCGTCCTGACCTGAAAGCCGATTTCGTCGGCCTGCCGTGCGTTGACCGTTACATCTTCGGTTACGGCATGGATTACAAAGGCTACTGGCGCAACGCCAACGGGATCTTTGCCGTTAAAGGCATGTAA
- the upp gene encoding uracil phosphoribosyltransferase, whose translation MPILEIRHPLIRHKLGLMRRADISTKNFRELAQEVGALLTYEATKDLPLESYDIAGWCGTVSVEKIAGKKITVVPILRAGIGMLEGVLSLIPGAKVSAVGVARNEETLQAHTYLEKLVPEIDERLAMIIDPMLATGSSMVATIDLLKKAGCKDIRAMVLVAAPEGIAAVEKAHPDVTIYTASIDERLNEHGYIIPGLGDAGDKIFGTKQKDA comes from the coding sequence ATGCCCATCCTCGAGATCCGCCACCCGCTGATCCGCCATAAACTCGGCCTGATGCGCCGCGCTGACATCAGCACCAAGAATTTCCGCGAGCTTGCTCAGGAAGTAGGCGCCCTGTTGACCTATGAAGCTACAAAAGATTTGCCGCTCGAATCCTACGATATCGCAGGTTGGTGCGGCACCGTGTCGGTCGAGAAAATCGCCGGCAAGAAGATCACCGTCGTGCCGATCCTGCGCGCCGGCATCGGCATGCTGGAAGGCGTGCTGAGCCTGATCCCGGGTGCCAAGGTTTCCGCTGTGGGTGTCGCCCGCAACGAAGAAACCCTGCAAGCCCACACCTATCTGGAAAAATTGGTTCCGGAAATCGACGAACGGTTGGCGATGATCATCGACCCGATGCTCGCCACCGGCAGCTCGATGGTTGCGACCATTGACCTGCTGAAAAAGGCTGGCTGCAAAGACATCCGCGCGATGGTGCTGGTTGCCGCGCCGGAAGGCATTGCTGCCGTCGAGAAGGCTCACCCGGACGTGACCATCTACACCGCGTCCATTGATGAGCGTTTGAACGAACACGGTTACATCATTCCTGGGCTTGGCGATGCGGGTGACAAGATCTTCGGCACCAAGCAGAAGGACGCGTGA
- a CDS encoding uracil-xanthine permease family protein: MQQEFNDPLWRTVLSGAQMLFVAFGALVLMPLITGLDPNVALFTAGLGTILFQIVTGRQVPVFLASSFAFITPIILAKGQFGLAATMGGVMAAGFVYTFLGLAVKIKGTGFIDRLLPPVVIGPVIISIGLAMAPIAANMAMGKAGDGSELIHYQTAMMISMPALLTTLIVAVFGKGIFRLVPIISGVLVGFGMAFYFGVVDTAKIAAAPWFAIPHFTAPEFNWQAILFIVPVALAPAIEHIGGVIAVGSVTGRDYLKKPGLHRTLLGDGIATTAAGLFGGPPNTTYAEVTGAVMLTKNYNPKIMTWAAIFAISLAFIGKFGALLQSIPVPVMGGILCLLFGSIAAVGMNTLIRHKIDLGEARNLVIVSVTLVFGIGGVLVGTGTGPDDFGLKGIALCAVVAIALNLILPGNDGWKNKKADEPLI; the protein is encoded by the coding sequence ATGCAGCAAGAGTTCAACGATCCGCTCTGGCGCACGGTGCTGTCCGGCGCCCAGATGCTGTTCGTGGCTTTCGGCGCTTTGGTGCTGATGCCGCTGATCACCGGCCTGGACCCGAACGTGGCACTGTTTACCGCGGGCTTAGGGACGATTCTGTTCCAGATCGTCACCGGGCGTCAGGTGCCGGTGTTTCTGGCGTCGAGCTTCGCTTTCATCACCCCGATCATCCTCGCCAAGGGCCAATTCGGCCTTGCCGCGACCATGGGCGGTGTGATGGCGGCCGGTTTCGTCTACACCTTCCTCGGCCTCGCCGTGAAGATCAAAGGCACGGGATTCATTGACCGTCTGCTGCCGCCGGTGGTGATTGGTCCGGTGATCATTTCCATCGGCCTGGCCATGGCGCCGATTGCCGCGAACATGGCGATGGGCAAGGCTGGCGATGGCTCCGAACTGATCCACTACCAGACCGCGATGATGATCTCGATGCCGGCGCTGCTGACCACGTTGATCGTGGCGGTGTTCGGCAAAGGCATCTTCCGTCTGGTGCCGATCATCTCGGGCGTACTGGTCGGCTTCGGCATGGCGTTCTATTTCGGCGTGGTCGACACCGCGAAGATTGCCGCTGCGCCGTGGTTCGCGATTCCGCACTTCACTGCGCCGGAGTTCAACTGGCAGGCGATTCTGTTCATCGTTCCCGTGGCATTGGCTCCGGCCATCGAGCACATCGGTGGCGTGATTGCCGTTGGCAGCGTGACCGGTCGCGATTACCTGAAGAAGCCGGGCTTGCACCGCACCCTGCTGGGTGACGGCATTGCCACCACGGCTGCCGGCCTGTTCGGCGGTCCGCCTAACACTACGTACGCCGAAGTGACTGGCGCGGTGATGCTGACCAAGAACTACAACCCGAAAATCATGACCTGGGCGGCGATCTTCGCCATCAGCCTGGCGTTCATCGGCAAGTTTGGGGCGCTGCTGCAAAGCATTCCGGTGCCGGTGATGGGTGGGATTCTGTGCCTGTTGTTCGGTTCGATCGCGGCGGTGGGGATGAACACCCTGATCCGTCACAAGATCGACCTGGGCGAGGCGCGTAACCTGGTGATCGTTTCGGTGACGCTGGTGTTCGGCATTGGCGGTGTACTCGTCGGTACCGGCACTGGTCCTGACGATTTCGGCCTCAAAGGCATCGCGCTGTGCGCGGTGGTGGCGATTGCGCTGAACCTGATTCTGCCGGGCAATGATGGCTGGAAGAACAAGAAGGCGGATGAGCCGCTGATCTGA